The proteins below come from a single Harpia harpyja isolate bHarHar1 chromosome 2, bHarHar1 primary haplotype, whole genome shotgun sequence genomic window:
- the LOC128154634 gene encoding axoneme-associated protein mst101(2)-like: protein MPTVKADLTGHVKATPEKGWGKGDGSGKKEDLAEQRLLRRARLSPKRLPAATVKSEQGQKAEGREPRARQLPAIQGSSLKEKEEKEKQKLIPLVEPRTVDFIARAIERREKNKHLKRKEKLPEHIQKYLDKEEKEKTELAEEEKSKLQTRPVTKKKAKSEKETVKAKAKREKETQRSQESSTAEQAPVSPSTSTETGDSSPDLLETMMEEWEEARGEPPTVCEDDTVPPKRSLSPRTRQALRQVVTCILGQVTRKRRGQRDDQTDLQDKLKCELAVLQWRRLGQEACSSPQLREAGPQPAPPARAGKRRAGPAQPRVCTEEEGRKLWDSLRKKCQQKARAKVAPPKAWKDKREPWEAQVLQAVKNNEEKSIPVLRGAKGSCVRGTPEWWGEGRKGPSAGDEESPEDKLSLCLLESSPLKSPAEQIWSTSASARRASRAQRLPREMSSKSLLQHDERQCRPARLLTPMLPSVQ, encoded by the exons ATGCCAACAGTGAAAGCAGACCTGACAGGACATGTGAAGGCCACcccagagaagggctggggaaaaggtGATGGCAGTGGAAAGAAAG AGGACCTTGCCGAGCAGCGCCTCCTTCGTCGAGCAAGGCTTTCTCCAAAGCGGTTACCTGCAGCGACTGTAAAGTCAGAGCAGGGTCAGaaagctgaggggagggagcCTCGCGCCAG GCAGCTACCGGCCATCCAGGGGAGCTccttgaaggaaaaggaggagaaagagaaacagaaactaattCCTCTGGTCGAACCCCGAACAGTAGACTTCATTGCCAGAGCtattgagaggagagaaaag AATAAACacttgaagaggaaggagaagcttccagaacacatccagaaatacttggataaagaggaaaaggagaaaacagagctggcggaggaggaaaaaagtaaactgcaaaCCCGGCCAGTGACCAAAAAGAAGGCTAAGAGCGAAAAGGAGACGGTGAAAGCGAAagctaagagagaaaaggagacacagaggagccag GAATCCAGTACCGCTGAGCAAGCACCAGTCAGCCCCTCAACTAGCACGGAGACGGGGGACTCCAGCCCCGACCTCCTGGAGACGATgatggaggagtgggaagaggccAGAGGAGAGCCACCCACAGTCTGCGAGGACGACACTGTCCCCCCTAAGCG gagcCTTTCCCCACGGACACGCCAGGCCCTGCGGCAGGTGGTGACGTGCATCCTGGGGCAGGTCACCCGCAAGCGCAGGGGGCAGAGGGATGACCAGACGGATCTGCAGGACAAGCTCAAGTG cgagctggcagtgctgcagtggcGTCGGTTGGGGCAAGAGGCAtgcagcagcccacagctgcGGGAAGCTGGACCCCAACCTGCACCCCCTGctagggcagggaagaggagggcaggacCG GCGCAGCCCCGCGTGTGCACGGAGGAGGAAGGACGCAAGCTCTGGGACTCCTTGCGCAAGAAGTgccagcagaaggcaagggcaaaaGTGGCACCCCCGAAGGCTTGGAAAGACAAGCGAGAGCCATGGGAGGCCCAGGTGCTGCAGGCGGtgaaaaacaatgaggaaaagagtATTCCTGTCCTGCGGGGAGCCAAG GGCTCCTGCGTTCGTGGCACTCCAgagtggtggggagagggcagaAAAGGGCCATCCGCGGGGGATGAGGAGAGCCCAGAGGACAAGCTGAGTCTCTGCCTTTTGGAGTCCTCACCTCTGAAAAG CCCTGCGGAGCAGATCTGGTCCACGTCGGCGAGTGCCAGGAGAGCCTCTCGGGCACAGAGGCTCCCGAGAGAGATGTCCAGCAAGAGCCTCCTCCAGCATGACGAGCGCCAGTGCCGGCCAGCCAGGCTGTTAACACCAATGCTTCCGTCTGTTCAGTAA